A window of Cryptomeria japonica chromosome 3, Sugi_1.0, whole genome shotgun sequence contains these coding sequences:
- the LOC131068464 gene encoding uncharacterized protein LOC131068464, protein MDGIKQEVRRVGEVQNEIPRAEEQPDYRARIEGELAKDLKRIAPPKFDGKTIGDGVEAWVIEMEKYFELHNMSNETKAVWATYQLTGEVGTWWDNEKSKKKLQPGDITWELFLKSFRKRWLPLLFFDKKMTKFQNLTQGGMAVTQYWEKFTNLLKYVPQYQMDERFRIRKFISGLRTHIGSEVDIHNPFTMEEVFVKATKQEQKLQQLANFRRM, encoded by the coding sequence ATGGATGGAATCAAACAAGAAGTTCGAAGGGTTGGTGAGGTTCAAAATGAAATTCCTAGAGCTGAGGAACAACCTGATTATCGAGCTAGGATTGAAGGGGAGTTGGCCAAAGATTTGAAGAGGATAGCTCCACCTAAGTTCGATGGTAAGACCATTGGTGATGGTGTTGAAGCTTGGGTaattgagatggagaagtattttgagctTCATAACATGTCCAATGAAACTAAAGCAGTATGGGCTACTTATCAGCTTACTGGAGAAGTTGGGACATGGTGGGACAATGAGAAATCTAAGAAGAAGTTACAGCCTGGTGATATTACTTGGGAACTATTTTTAAAATCAtttaggaagaggtggcttcctcTGTTATTCTTCGACAAGAAGATGACTAAATTCCAGAATCTGACACAAGGTGGTATGGCAGTTACTCAATATTGGGAGAAGTTCACCAATCTCCTAAAGTATGTTCCACAATACCAGATGGATGAACGATTCCGCATCCGGAAGTTCATCTCGGGTTTGAGGACTCACATTGGATCAGAAGTGGATATTCATAATCCATTTACTATGGAGGAAGTCTTTGTGAAAGCAACTAAACAAGAACAGAAGTTGCAGCAACTGGCAAATTTCCGAAGAATGTGA